A genome region from Plasmodium vivax chromosome 11, whole genome shotgun sequence includes the following:
- a CDS encoding hypothetical protein, conserved (encoded by transcript PVX_113725A), producing MVKSASKSNDTEIDDFSLNINNSNDFDRVLNEIKLKEFHHEKSKTRKHTKSKVKLKNVNDVENDMVSLNPQSDKGTKKNKRILSKNKGKEKLPQNDVSSMNAPNVMNTPNAVNAQNSNLYDTPVFPQITSLILYHEKENNNSESSSSIKNAINEKIKRHNSNHKIEKHTIYDIYAKTLKKLSIEDESDVLKESDEGNFYFNMNKISDKRKGNLNFSNSNFSNNTSDVSSSNLIPTYQTKGSNVDKKINHQNEKDAKLREIKHSDRGAQPKQQRHHSKEKKTQKDLEQLPRNEAPERDANFYYDEETFNASHLNKERHSCKNGGDSSDEKQNAKGMVKGKRAGGRERGRESDKYEHERDTNGGTYKSEQKCKLKGVSASVDLNLYLDEQPYARDAKLPADLLNTNESKSSAKEYLTQKERDYLNLSNSLSIESLHENVREETQGDEMGNEKCEIANTKGNDQVVSNYDDDNVYGAKGSIQTSLKDIPEINTYHSLNDLLHKKKKYINGKPNENYATSEITTTDSEYSIDEKLNINMSYEDFKNKNQSDMLSVVQVSKSKEKLLKVVNSKHILNIRKLLRIMREFYIGFIGLQLIYFITYLLFGNNSVYLIQIVSISCTFFSLLDANYHGYLLNGFIDLCVAIFLNIAILEDIAGFKSLKSNDVLKNITLSNVVFLYIFSAFSFLNGYFIHKLHSMERRNIKHVIRSIESKAEQAVKSATLATSPSKSVY from the coding sequence ATGGTGAAAAGCGCAAGCAAAAGCAATGACACGGAAATCGATGACTTCTCCCTCAACATAAACAACAGCAACGATTTTGACAGAGTCCTAAACGAAATTAAGTTAAAAGAATTTCATCATGAAAAGTCCAAAACGAGGAAGCACACCAAAAGTAAGGTAAAGCTAAAAAATGTCAACGATGTAGAAAATGACATGGTAAGCTTAAACCCGCAGTCAGACAAAGGcacgaagaagaacaaaaggattcttagcaaaaataaggggaaggaaaaattgccGCAAAATGACGTGAGCTCGATGAACGCGCCAAACGTGATGAACACGCCAAACGCAGTGAACGCGCAAAACAGCAATTTGTACGACACGCCCGTTTTCCCGCAAATCACCTCTCTAATTCTCTAccacgaaaaagaaaacaacaACTCGGAATCCTCCAGCAGCATCAAAAATGcaataaacgaaaaaataaaaagacacAACTCTAATCATAAAATCGAGAAACATACAATATATGACATCTACGCAAAGAcgctaaaaaaattgtcaattGAAGACGAAAGTGACGTCCTAAAAGAAAGTGATGAAGgcaacttttattttaatatgaacaaaatttcaGACAAGAGAAAAGGCAATCTAAACTTTTCAAATTCGAACTTTTCAAATAACACCTCAGATGTGTCCTCATCTAATTTGATTCCCACGTACCAAACTAAAGGCAGTAACgtggacaaaaaaataaaccaccAAAATGAGAAGGACGCAAAATTGagggaaataaaacataGCGATAGGGGTGCACAACCGAAGCAGCAGCGCCATCACagtaaggagaaaaagacgCAGAAGGACTTGGAACAGCTTCCAAGAAATGAAGCCCCAGAAAGGGACGCAAATTTTTACTACGATGAGGAAACGTTTAACGCTTCGCACCTGAACAAGGAACGTCAcagttgcaaaaatggtgGTGATTCCTCCGATGAAAAGCAAAACGCAAAGGGAATggtaaaagggaaaagggcgGGCGGTAGAGAACGAGGCAGAGAATCAGataaatatgaacatgaAAGGGATACAAATGGAGGTACATACAAAAGTGAACAAAAGTGCAAATTAAAAGGTGTAAGCGCAAGTGTAGATCTAAATTTATATCTAGATGAACAGCCCTACGCGCGTGATGCAAAGCTGCCTGCAGACTTGCTCAACACGAACGAATCAAAATCGTCAGCAAAGGAATACCTCACGCAAAAGGAACGTGATTATTTGAATTTGTCCAACTCCTTGTCCATTGAAAGCTTACACGAAAATGTAAGAGAAGAAACGCAGGGTGACGAAATGGGGaatgaaaaatgtgagaTAGCTAACACAAAGGGAAATGATCAAGTCGTAAGTAACTACGATGATGATAATGTGTATGGCGCAAAGGGATCCATCCAGACATCACTAAAAGATATACCCGAAATTAATACGTACCATTCACTGAACGATCtgttacacaaaaaaaaaaaatacataaacgGAAAACCAAACGAGAATTACGCAACATCAGAAATAACCACAACAGATTCTGAATACTCGATAGATGAAAAActgaatataaatatgtcatatgaagattttaaaaataagaaccAAAGTGACATGCTGTCTGTTGTACAGGTTAGCAAAAGTAAAGAGAAGTTACTAAAAGTAGTAAATAGtaaacacattttaaatattaggAAGCTGCTAAGAATAATGCGAGAATTTTATATAGGATTTATTGGTCTacaattaatttattttataacgTATCTTCTCTTTGGTAACAATAGCGTCTACTTAATTCAAATTGTTTCCATATCGTGTACCTTCTTTTCGCTGTTGGATGCCAATTACCACGGCTACTTACTAAATGGCTTTATTGACCTCTgtgttgcaatttttttaaatatagcTATTTTAGAAGACATTGCCGGTTTTAAAAGCTTAAAATCTAATgatgtgttaaaaaatataaccctGTCGAATGTCGTTTTCCTGTACATCTTTTCTGCGTTTTCGTTTTTGAATGGCTATTTTATACACAAGTTGCATTCCATGGAGAGAAGAAATATAAAGCATGTAATACGGAGCATCGAGTCGAAGGCGGAGCAGGCTGTTAAAAGCGCCACACTGGCTACCTCGCCTTCCAAAAGTGTTTACTAG